The window CATCGTATCCACGGAGTAAAGCGACATTACCTGCATTTTTGCTGACTGCCGCGCCAAGAATGCAGCCGCTGCCGACAGTTGTCGGGATATAACACTTTTCACCTCGAATTTTGGTGTGTTTTTCGTCTGCGGCTATATGCAATGGTAACTTCGTGGGATCTCTGACGGTTGTTCCGACAAGACTGAACCGTCCGAGACTGCTGGCCATACGATACCAATACGGACCGTTTTTGCCAAAAGTACGAGCAATTCCCCATGCGGGAATATCGAATTTACTCAGAAATAGTGCTTTCTCGGCATCATCAGTAAAAGCGGTCATATAAGGCATTACGAATGACGGACGCACAGTATAGCTTCGCCCTGCTATTTGTATTCGTCGTATTTTGATGTTAAGCTTTTTTGAGACATAACAGTCTTTCATACGATATCCGTTTTTGATGTCGGGAGGGAAAAGTTCGGGATGTTTTTTTATGATGTCATCAAGTTGGCGACGATATCCCTGTGGACATTCCGCCTGATATACAGATCCTGCTTTGTCAAAAGGAACACATATTGTACAATTTGCTCTCGGGGATGAGTTAAGCATTAATACCTCCATACAGTTTATCATGGCAGTTATGATGTTGCGATCTAACTTTCCAATGATAATCATATGGTTGTTTATGTCAAAGTGCCCCTCCCCTAAATCCGTAACAGTCAGGATTTTTCATACTGTTTTCCTCCTGAAATAATCCTTCTTAACAGGACATTTCCCTGCCGCTGTTTCGTACAATATGATTTCTCGCTTCATGCTTGCCATAACGCGCTCCCCACACCTGAACTCAATATACAGGTATTTTTCGGTAAGGAAAGGTAAGTACAGACAAACAGTTAAGTTCAGGAAGGTAAAACAGGGTAAAATATATTTTTTGGCCTCCGAAGCCTAAGGGTAAGCTGAGTTTGCTCACCGAGTTCCTTTTTCAATTCCCACAGCCAGCTCCTTAAAATTATGGTTCAGGAATTCACTTTCCGCCGGTGTCAGATCAAAACGAAGCTGGGCCTCGTTGACCACCTGATTACGTTGTGCTGCCGGATGATCCTTAACGATTGTACCGATCCATTGCACTGCTTTTTGTAAATTCGTCGACAGGACAGCCGCAGGACGTCTTTCCATAGCTCTTCTCCGTTGTTCATCGTATATTGTTCAACATCCATTGTTTTGCTTTCGCACTCTTTTTTGTTCTTTCTATCTTACAAGTTCCCTCTTGACTGTCAATCATAAGCAATGCTAACATGAAGATATATCAAGAACCGTGAAGGAGATTGCAGAATGGAAGATTTGAGCGGACATTTCCTCATTTCAACACCGCAGATGCCTGACCCGAGATTTCAGGAACAGGTAATTTTGCTGTGCGCACATAATAAAGAAGGTGCGATGGGGGTGGTCATTAATAAACCGAATGAGGAAATATCCATGATGGAGGTGCTGCTAGGCACTAATATTCCTCTGCCGGAAGGCCCCCTGCCGCCGGTTTATAACGGAGGACCGGTGGAAATGGAAGCCGGATTTATTCTGTACAGTTCGGATTTTGAGGCGGGTAAATCTCTCAAGGTCACGCCGAATATTTATCTTTCCCGTGAAGCAAAGTTGCTGGAAAAAATATCCAAAGGCGAGGGGCCTAAGGATTACATGTTTCTGCTGGGATACGCAGGTTGGGGGCCGGGACAATTGGAGAACGAGTTGATGGATAACTCCTGGCTGACCGTGCCCGGTGATATGCATGTCCTCTTTGATACCCCGGATGAGCTGAAATGGAAACAGGCCGCCCGTCGGTACGGTATTAATATTTCTATTTTCAGCAGTATTGTCGGAAATGCCTGACTCGGCTGCCGCACCCTCATTCCGCTATTACCAGAAGTTTTCTTGTTTTTTCCCATTCATACATGGCTGAATGTGCAAGACACAGAGGCCCTGTCATGTTTTTTCAACAACAAGGAGGTCTTGCCGTGAAAAAGGTATTTTTCTTGCTAGCCGGTCTAGTGCTGTTGTTCGGGAGCACGGCAGTTGCCGGAGATATCAGCGTGGAAGTAGTTGCCGATCAGGGAAATGTCTTTCCGGCATATCCGGTCAGCGGATCTCCGGGGAATTATCGGGCCTATGTTCAGGCGGAACATAATGCACGATACGGCCTCCGTATCAGGAATCATACCGATAGGCGGGTTGGTTTGGTGGTGGCTGTGGATGGGCGCAATATCATTTCCGGGAAAAAGTCTTACCTGCGCAACACGGAAAAAATGTATGTCCTGGAACCCTACGGTGTTGCCGTCTATCGCGGCTGGCGGACCGGGCAGGATGAAGTTCACCGTTTCTATTTCACGGAATCGAGTGATTCCTATGCCCAAGCCTGGGGGGATCAGAGTGCAATGGGCGTGATCGCAGTTGCTGCTTTTGCGGAAAAGCAACGACCGATGCCTTATTCGGATTATGGAGCGTCGGAATATGGAGCGCCTCGTTACTCAAATCAGGGTGCCCCCGCCTCTGCTGCACCGAGCAGCCGGAAATACAAGGCGCAATCCAAGTCGCAAGCGGCTGATTCCGTTGGGTCGGCAGCCGGAACCGGATACGGCGAAGAGGAGCATTCTTCCTCTGTGCGGGTGAAATTTCATCCGGAATCCTATGCCTTGGAAAAGCATTTTTATAAATATGAGTGGCGCGAGACCTTATGCCGCAAGCGGATCATATCCTGTTCGCGACCAATGCCTCCGCAACCGCCGCGCAATCGTTTTTGGTCTAATGACGGCTACGCACCGCCTCCACCGAGGTATTAAACCCGGCCTACTCTGTTCTGTCCCTCCGGGTACTCGTCTTTTCCCGGAGGGATATCAGTTTTCCCTTCTCAGGCTTCCTGAAAAATCTCCGTTAGCTCTATCTCCAGCCCCGCAAATAGCTCTGAGCTGATGCTGTCGTCCCTTATGAACACCTCGGCCTTACCGTACTCGTTGTTTTGATCTAATCGGTAGACCATCACTGTCCGGTCAGTGGGGTGAAAGAGCCAGTATTCGCGGACCCCGTGCTGTTCGTACAGGGCTCTTTTGACCTTCAGGTCTTTGGCCGCTGTGGCAGGGGAAAGAATCTCAATAATAAGATCAGGTGCGCCGACACAACCGCGCTCGTCAAGTTTGTTCCTGTCACAGATGACCGAAATATCCGGCTGGACAACAGTGGTGACAGCATGGTCCTCTGTGTTATTCTGTTCCGGCAGGCGAACATCAAAGGGAGCTGCATAAACCGCGCAGTCCTTTTTCTTGAAATGTTGATACAGTAATGAGCTGAGTCGGATGGAGATCTCCTGGTGTAATCGTGAAGGAGCGGGTGACATATCCCATACGTCCCCGTTGATCAGCTCCCACCGTTCTTGATCATCCCAAGATAAATAGTCTGCGTAGCTGTATTTTTCGTCGATTTTTGTTTGTGGAAGAGTCATTGTTTTCTCCAAAGAAGGCTTTTGACCGCAGACTGCATGGTCCGGTAAGCTGTCTGGATCGTCTGTACCCTGAAATTCATCCTTAGTTTAACCGCTTCCGAGCCGGAAGGCAACTTGCGTCATTATGTGCTCCTGCGGACTTCTTGCTGTCACAAAACTTGAAAGAATACATGGAATGTGTCATAATAAACCCGTAAACAGAGATAACGGGTAAGATATGACACAAAAGAAAGCGTTTAATAAGTCTCTTCCCGTGGAAATCACGGAACGCATCACCATCTTAGGTGACCGTATCAGGCTTGCCAGGAAAAGGCGTAGCTTGACCATGGAAGAAATGGCCTCGCGTATGTTCGTCACCAGAAAGACACTGGCACGACTTGAGAAGGGCGAACCGGGTGTGTCGCTGGCGGTGCTGACTTCCGCCCTATGGGTTCTTGGCCTTGAGAATGATTTGAAAAAACTGGTCGATCCGGAACAAGATACGGTTGGAATTTTTTATGAACGAAAAAGGCTCCCGGAGCGGGTTCGGTCTGCTCAATCGGATTCAAAGGATGAATTGGATTTTTAGAGCATCAGGAAAAGGATCGGAATAGGAGAAAAAATCCGTGATCACCCTCATCACCGGCGGTAGCCGCTCCGGCAAATCCGCCTTTGCCCAGCAACAGGCCGAGCAAATCAATGCCCCTCGCCTTTTCATCGCCACCTGTCCTCGCATCGACCCAGAAATGGACGAGCGCATCAGCAGGCATCAGCAGGATCGGGAAGGGCTGGGCTGGCAAACCGCCGAAGTCCCCCTCCGCCTTGCCGAAGAACTGGAGCGCATCCCAGCCGGAACCACTGTGCTCATCGACTGCCTTACCCTCTGGGTCAATAATTTGATGTACGAGGCTGAGCAGCAAGAGCAGGAAATCAGCGAGGATCAAATCTCCGCCTTGGCCGAAGAATTGGCCTGTACCGCCCGTAATCATCAGGGACAGGTTTTCCTGGTTACCAACGAGGTGGGACTGGGTATTGTCCCGGACAATCCCCTGGTCCGGCGCTACCGTGATCTGGTCGGACGCTGCAATCAGGTAATTGCTGCTTTTGCTGATCAGGTTTTTCTGGTAAGTTGTGGAATCCCGATGCGCTTAAAATAACCGAACCGCCTGTAGGGACGAACTTCTGTGTTTGTCTCCTTCGATTATTCCTGAATAAACGGGCAGAAACGCAGGCCTGCCCCTACAGCGAGCTGAAATTATCATGCCGACAACATATAGACCCAACCGACCGGATAACGTTGATTATCTTGAAGCCACTTTCCGTAAAATTTTCCCACAGGACAGCGAATACCGGGACAAGGCCACGGCCCGGCTTGAGCAGCTGACCATGCCCCATTGGGCCTTGGGTGACCTCATGGATCTGGCTGTGGATTTGGCCGGGATGACCCGCTCCATGCATCCGCCGGTAAAGCGAAAAAGGGTGGTCATTATGGTGGGCGATCACGGGGTCACCGCAGAAGGGATTTCTAAATATCCCTCCGAGGTCACGGCCCAGATGGTCTATAACTTCGTAAACGGCGGTGCAGGCATTAATGCCTTGGCCCGTCAGGCCGGGGCCGAAGTGACAGTGGTGGACATGGGTTGTGTTCAGGATCTGTCTGATCTGGTGAAAGAAGGTAAGATCATTTCTAAAAAGATCGCTGCTGGGACTGAAAATATGGCCCACGGACCGGCCATGACCCGTACCCAGGCGGTGCTGGCCGTGGAGGTGGGTATTGAAGTGGCGGAGCGACTGGCACCTGAGGTAGATATTTTTGCCACTGGTGATATGGGGATCGGCAACACCACCGCCAGTACAGCCATTGTCGCCGCTATGACCGATAAAACCTTGGACCAGCTGACCGGGCGGGGAACCGGCCTTGATGACGATCAGTTGGAGCATAAAAAAGAGATCGTGGCCCGTATCCTCCAAATGAATAAGCCTGATGCCGAAGACGGGCTAGATGTATTGGCCAAGGTGGGCGGTTATGAGATCGGCGGTATTGCCGGTCTGATCATCGGAGCCGCAGCCCACCAGAAGCCGGTGCTGGTGGACGGCTTTATTTCCACTGCTGGGGCATTGATTGCCTGCAAGCTGGAACCCTTTGTCCGGGATTATATCATCTGCGCTCATCGCTCGGTAGAGCAGGGCCATGCTGTCATGCAGGAGAAGATCGGCTGCAAGCCGCTGCTGGATCTCAATCTTCGCCTCGGCGAAGGCACGGGAGCGGCCCTGGCTATGAATGTGGTTGAGGCAGCGGTGGCCGTGCTCACCGAAGTGTCCACCTTTGCCGATGCCGGGGTGACCGGGACACCAGTCGCATGAGCTTATTGAATAGGCGCAGCTCTGGCAATAGGCGCAGAAAAAAAACATCGCGGTTTCAGAGAAACGCTCCTGAGCGGCAAAAAAGTCAGCAAAGGAGTACTACCGAGCCAAGGACCCGTCGACCGCTGAACAGGACCATCATCACGGTGATCGGTTCCCTTGTTGCGGCTCTTCGTTTTCTCTCGATACTTCCCTTTGCAGGCAGCCTCGGTACCAGTGAAAAAGAACTGGCACGATCAGTGCCCTTTTTCCCCTTGGTCGGTCTGCTCTTCGCTTGTATCGCCCTGCCTCTGACTTGGGGGCTGAGTCAGGTTCTGCCGCCAGCGGTGACAGCGGTGCTCACCGTTTTTATCCTGCTCTCCTTTTCCGGAGGACTCCATCTGGACGGGCTCGCCGACACAGCGGACGGTTTTTTTAGTTCCCGTCCCCGTGAACGGATACTGGAGATCATGCGGGATTCAGCCACCGGAGCTATGGGGGTGATGGCCTTGGTTGTGCTCCTCTCCCTCAAGATCGCCTGCCTTTCCTCCATGAATAATCAGCTCCTTATCGCTGTTTTTCTGATGCCCATTGCCGGACGGGTTGCCATCCTGCTGCTTATGGCCATGTTACCCTATGCGCGGTCGGAAGGCGGGTTGGGTAGCCTATTCAGGGACGCATTCAATACGCAACAGGCTCGACTCAGGGCCTTGGCCGCCTTGCTGATCTTGAGCGGTATTTCCTGGGCAGCAGCAGGCCCGCAGGGACTTCTGGCGGTTTTTTCGGTGTTGCTCATGACCGCCCTGTTTGCCTTCTTCTGTCGCAAAAAGATTGGCGGGGTAACCGGGGATACCTTGGGCGCGGCCTGCGAACTCGCTGAAGCCGTGGTTGCCCTGGTCTTTGTTCTCAGACTGGGAAATATTCTGTAATGAGCGACAAGAGCAGTTACAAGGGGCACGGCGGCAATATCAGAGAGATGGCAGCCCGGCTGGGTTGCCTGCCGGAAGATATTCTTGATTTCAGTGCCAATATCAATCCCCTCGGTCCACCGGAGTGTCTCTGGAATGTGCTGGCAGCAGGGATGACGGATATCATCCATTATCCTGACCTGGAGTCTGCGGAGTTGATTCAGGCCCTTGCGCAACAGTACCGATTGCCTGCTGAACAGATTGTGCCCGGCAACGGCACCTCGGATCTGCTCTATGCGACGCTTCGCGCTCTTCGTCTGCCGGGCAGACACAGGGGCCTGCCCCTACGACCTACAGAAAAGAATATACGGCGGGCCGTCATTCCGGTTCCTGCCTATATTGATTATCGCCAAGCATGCGAACAGGCCGGAGTGGAAGTGCTCACTCTGCCCTTATTGGCGAAAAATGATTTTCAGCCGAATCTGGCGCAGATCTCTAAGCAACTGCAACCTGACGATTTGCTGATTCTTGGTCAGCCGAATAACCCGACGGGCAGGATGAATGATCGGGAGGCTCTGTTGGCCTTGGCTGATCAACACCCGGATGTTCTCTTTCTCCTGGATGAGGCCTTTGCCGGATTCGTTACG is drawn from Candidatus Electrothrix rattekaaiensis and contains these coding sequences:
- a CDS encoding YqgE/AlgH family protein encodes the protein MEDLSGHFLISTPQMPDPRFQEQVILLCAHNKEGAMGVVINKPNEEISMMEVLLGTNIPLPEGPLPPVYNGGPVEMEAGFILYSSDFEAGKSLKVTPNIYLSREAKLLEKISKGEGPKDYMFLLGYAGWGPGQLENELMDNSWLTVPGDMHVLFDTPDELKWKQAARRYGINISIFSSIVGNA
- a CDS encoding Uma2 family endonuclease, producing the protein MTLPQTKIDEKYSYADYLSWDDQERWELINGDVWDMSPAPSRLHQEISIRLSSLLYQHFKKKDCAVYAAPFDVRLPEQNNTEDHAVTTVVQPDISVICDRNKLDERGCVGAPDLIIEILSPATAAKDLKVKRALYEQHGVREYWLFHPTDRTVMVYRLDQNNEYGKAEVFIRDDSISSELFAGLEIELTEIFQEA
- a CDS encoding helix-turn-helix transcriptional regulator; this encodes MTQKKAFNKSLPVEITERITILGDRIRLARKRRSLTMEEMASRMFVTRKTLARLEKGEPGVSLAVLTSALWVLGLENDLKKLVDPEQDTVGIFYERKRLPERVRSAQSDSKDELDF
- the cobU gene encoding bifunctional adenosylcobinamide kinase/adenosylcobinamide-phosphate guanylyltransferase encodes the protein MITLITGGSRSGKSAFAQQQAEQINAPRLFIATCPRIDPEMDERISRHQQDREGLGWQTAEVPLRLAEELERIPAGTTVLIDCLTLWVNNLMYEAEQQEQEISEDQISALAEELACTARNHQGQVFLVTNEVGLGIVPDNPLVRRYRDLVGRCNQVIAAFADQVFLVSCGIPMRLK
- the cobT gene encoding nicotinate-nucleotide--dimethylbenzimidazole phosphoribosyltransferase, producing the protein MPTTYRPNRPDNVDYLEATFRKIFPQDSEYRDKATARLEQLTMPHWALGDLMDLAVDLAGMTRSMHPPVKRKRVVIMVGDHGVTAEGISKYPSEVTAQMVYNFVNGGAGINALARQAGAEVTVVDMGCVQDLSDLVKEGKIISKKIAAGTENMAHGPAMTRTQAVLAVEVGIEVAERLAPEVDIFATGDMGIGNTTASTAIVAAMTDKTLDQLTGRGTGLDDDQLEHKKEIVARILQMNKPDAEDGLDVLAKVGGYEIGGIAGLIIGAAAHQKPVLVDGFISTAGALIACKLEPFVRDYIICAHRSVEQGHAVMQEKIGCKPLLDLNLRLGEGTGAALAMNVVEAAVAVLTEVSTFADAGVTGTPVA
- the cobS gene encoding adenosylcobinamide-GDP ribazoletransferase, which produces MSLLNRRSSGNRRRKKTSRFQRNAPERQKSQQRSTTEPRTRRPLNRTIITVIGSLVAALRFLSILPFAGSLGTSEKELARSVPFFPLVGLLFACIALPLTWGLSQVLPPAVTAVLTVFILLSFSGGLHLDGLADTADGFFSSRPRERILEIMRDSATGAMGVMALVVLLSLKIACLSSMNNQLLIAVFLMPIAGRVAILLLMAMLPYARSEGGLGSLFRDAFNTQQARLRALAALLILSGISWAAAGPQGLLAVFSVLLMTALFAFFCRKKIGGVTGDTLGAACELAEAVVALVFVLRLGNIL